In one window of Nerophis ophidion isolate RoL-2023_Sa linkage group LG05, RoL_Noph_v1.0, whole genome shotgun sequence DNA:
- the ttc13 gene encoding tetratricopeptide repeat protein 13 isoform X5, translated as MASLCIFAAIGFVLIGNGLYDEAIKHFSLLLQGDPELVCAIYGRGIAYGKKSLQDIKNADLALYELNRVITLEPNWPEVYEQRAEILSPLGRISEALADLTKAIQLQPSARLYRHRGTLLFISEDYVAASEDFQQSLVLKKNQPIATLYKGLTFFHRGMLKEAIETFKEALKLKSDFIDAHKSLGQAYRELGDFEAAMESFQKALMLNQNHIQSLQLRGMMLYHHGSLQEAIGNFKRCLQLEPYNEVCQYMKGLSHVAMGQFYEGIKAQTKVMLNDPLLGQKASSEYLKVKYLREYSRYLHSHLDVPVAEYNVDQDLPGNFKNHWSKNLPFLIEDYEEQPGLQPHIKDVLPQNFESYNSDVQKLICTADHLGALMQYDTPGFLPNRRIHRAMGLATLEVMQAMQRTWTNAKVRINGKTRQMQWRDMFDVAVKWRRIADPDQPVLWLDQMPARSLSRGFNNHINLIRGQIINVRYLAYFDNILDFIKDRILVYHGAYNPRGLVEVRQALENVNKVEDLLPIMKQFNSKTRDGFTVNSKVPSMKDSGKEYDGFTITITGDRVGNMLFSVETQTTEERTEQYQSEIESIYRELTAKGKALMLSTELGDADAVCNLILSLVYYFCNLMPLSRGSSVVAYSVVMGALMASGKEISGRIPKGKLVDFEAMTMPSPDGFSKTTKSWMNLRRFFSLRSLPTWYQNLPSVAESFPSTRTMIEVLNTDSSLQCSKKS; from the exons ATGGCGTCATTATGCATCTTTGCAGCCATCGGCTTCGTTCTGATCGGCAACGGCCTTTACGACGAAGCCATAAAACACTTTTCCCTGCTGCTGCAG GGTGACCCAGAGCTGGTCTGCGCCATCTACGGCCGAGGAATAGCGTACGGGAAAAAAAGCCTGCAG GACATCAAAAATGCTGACCTGGCGTTGTACGAGCTCAATAGAGTCATCACGCTGGAGCCCAACTGGCCAGAAGTCTACGAGCAGCGAGCAGAG ATTCTCTCTCCTCTGGGTCGCATCAGCGAGGCTCTGGCTGACTTGACCAAAGCCATCCAGCTGCAACCTTCAGCGCGTCTCTACAGGCACAGAGGAACGCTGCTTTTCATCTCAGAG GACTACGTGGCAGCGTCCGAAGACTTCCAGCAGTCCTTGGTGCTGAAGAAGAATCAGCCAATCGCCACGCTCTACAAAGGCCTCACCTTCTTTCACAGAGGCATGCTGAAG GAGGCCATTGAGACGTTTAAAGAGGCGCTGAAGCTCAAGTCTGACTTCATAGATGCTCACAAGAGCCTTGGACAAGCCTATAG AGAACTGGGTGACTTTGAAGCGGCCATGGAGAGCTTCCAGAAGGCCCTCATGCTCAACCAGAACCACATCCAATCCTTGCAGCTGCGGGGCATGATGCTCTACCACCACGGCTCCCTGCAGGAGGCCATCGGCAACTTCAAG AGGTGTCTCCAGCTGGAGCCTTACAACGAGGTGTGCCAGTACATGAAGGGACTGAGTCATGTAGCCATGGGCCAGTTCTACGAGGGTATCAAAGCTCAGACTAAAGTCATGCTCAACGACCCACTATTAGGACAGAAGGCCAGCTCGGAATACCTCAAAGTCAAATATCTCAGAG AGTACTCTCGCTACCTGCATTCCCACCTGGATGTCCCTGTCGCCGAGTACAACGTGGACCAGGACTTGCCGGGGAACTTCAAGAATCACTGGTCCAAGAACCTTCCCTTCCTAATAGAAGACTACGAGGAGCAGCCTGGCCTGCAGCCGCACATCAA GGACGTGCTGCCACAGAACTTTGAGAGCTACAACTCCGACGTCCAGAAGCTGATCTGCACGGCCGACCACCTGGGGGCTCTGATGCAGTACGACACTCCAGGCTTCTTACCCAACAGAAGGATACACAGAG CCATGGGCCTGGCTACACTGGAGGTGATGCAGGCCATGCAGCGCACGTGGACCAACGCCAAAGTGCGCATCAACGGCAAAACCAGGCAGATGCAGTGGAGGGACATGTTTGACGTTGCGGTCAAGTGGAGAAG GATCGCTGATCCGGACCAGCCGGTTCTGTGGTTGGACCAAATGCCCGCGAGGAGTCTTAGTCGTGGATTTAACAATCACATCAACCTCATCAG GGGTCAGATTATCAACGTCAGATACCTGGCCTACTTTGACAACATTCTGGACTTCATCAAAGACCGAATACTGGTCTACCATGG GGCGTACAACCCCAGAGGACTTGTAGAGGTCCGCCAAGCCTTGGAGAATGTGAATAAAGTAGAGGATCTTCTTCCTATAATGAAG CAGTTCAACAGTAAAACCAGAGATGGCTTCACGGTCAACTCCAAAGTGCCCAGCATGAAGGATTCTGGGAAAGAGTACGACGgcttcaccatcaccatcacaggAGACAG GGTGGGCAATATGCTGTTCTCTGTTGAGACTCAGACCACAGAGGAGCGCACGGAGCAGTACCAGTCAGAGATCGAGTCCATCTACAGGGAGCTGACGGCCAAAGGGAAGGCCTTGATGCTCTCCACAGAGCTCGGG GACGCTGACGCCGTGTGCAACCTGATCCTCTCCTTGGTTTATTACTTCTGCAACCTCATGCCGCTATCCAGAGGCTCCAG cgtGGTCGCCTACTCTGTAGTCATGGGAGCGCTAATGGCCAGTGGGAAAGAGATCAGTGGTCGAATCCCCAAAGGAAAG CTGGTAGACTTTGAAGCCATGACGATGCCAAGTCCAGACGGCTTCAGTAAAACAACAAAGAGTTGGATGAACCTCAGAAG ATTTTTCTCATTGCGCAGTTTACCCACTTGGTACCAGAATCTTCCCTCTGTAGCAGAGTCCTTCCCGTCTACCAGAACCATGATCGAAGTTCTCAACACGGACTCGTCGTTGCAATGTTCAAAGAAGTCTTAA